A region of Heteronotia binoei isolate CCM8104 ecotype False Entrance Well chromosome 2, APGP_CSIRO_Hbin_v1, whole genome shotgun sequence DNA encodes the following proteins:
- the PHGDH gene encoding D-3-phosphoglycerate dehydrogenase has translation MKGEGEARQPLSRPGPGDAEALAPFSLLSSSPLFSPPTMATVRKVLISDSLDPACARILQAAGISVLEKAGLSKEQLLAEIRDCDGLIVRSATKVTADIINAAEKLQVIGRAGTGVDNVDVDAATRKGVLVMNTPTGNSLSAAELTCGMILSLARQIPQAAASMKEGKWDRKKFMGMELQEKTLGILGLGRIGREVAIRMQSFGMKTIGYDPIITPEESAAFGVQQLPLEQIWPLCDFITVHTPLLPSTTGLLNDTTFAQCRRGVQVINCARGGIVDEGALLRALQSGQCGGAALDVFTEEPPKDKALVNHPNVISCPHLGASTREAQNRCGREIAQQIVDLAQGKALTGAVNGQALSSAYAPHSKPWITLARALGAMLCALTQQMNRGVQVVTHGPALQKASSYLIPAVATGLLKETAQKDVNLVNGPLLAQEAGLKITATHGDRTLGNEGGLLQIAAQGSPYSLVGSVQGSMLVLHELNGAVFKQLVPLTGTLLFYRSKASNASLLSTITGLLGKARVELLSYHHSSPVAGEEWSVLGLSSALQSLQELKQHVSEVAQVAL, from the exons ATGAAAGGGGAGGGCGAGGCGCGGCAGCCTCTCTCTCGCCCGGGCCCCGGAGACGCCGAAGCTCTCGCTCCTTTTTCTTTACTTTCTTCATCGCCTCTCTTCTCTCCGCCGACGATGGCCACGGTGCGCAAAGTGCTGATCAGCGACAGCCTGGATCCGGCTTGCGCCCGCATTCTGCAGGCGGCCGGCATCAGCGTCCTGGAGAAAGCCGGCCTCAGCAAGGAGCAGCTGCTGGCCGAGATCCGA GACTGCGATGGGCTTATTGTCCGCTCGGCAACAAAAGTGACTGCTGACATCATCAACGCTGCCGAGAAGCTGCAGGTCATTGGGAGGGCTGGCACCGGAGTGGATAATGTGGATGTGGACGCTGCAACGAGGAAGGGGGTCCTTGTTATGAA CACACCTACTGGCAACAGCCTCAGTGCAGCAGAACTGACGTGTGGTATGATCCTGAGCCTAGCCAG GCAAATCCCACAGGCTGCCGCCTCGATGAAGGAAGGGAAATGGGACCGCAAGAAA TTCATGGGGATGGAGCTTCAAGAGAAGACCTTGGGCATCCTTGGACTGGGCAGGATTGGACGAGAAGTGGCCATCCGAATGCAGTCCTTTGGCATGAAG ACTATAGGCTACGACCCCATCATCACTCCTGAGGAATCGGCTGCATTTGGCGTTCAACAGCTGCCTTTGGAACAGATCTGGCCCCTGTGCGACTTCATCACAGTTCACACACCGCTTCTTCCTTCCACCACAG GGCTGCTGAATGACACAACATTTGCTCAGTGCCGGCGTGGGGTCCAGGTGATCAACTGTGCCCGAGGGGGCATTGTGGACGAGGGAGCTCTCCTGCGGGCTCTCCAGTCTGGGCAGTGTGGGGGAGCAGCCCTTGATGTATTCACAGAG GAGCCACCCAAGGACAAGGCCTTGGTGAACCACCCCAATGTGATCAGCTGTCCCCACCTGGGGGCCAGCACCCGAGAGGCTCAGAACCGCTGCGGCAGGGAGATCGCCCAGCAGATTGTGGACTTGGCCCAGGGCAAGGCCCTGACTGGTGCG GTGAATGGGCAAGCTCTCAGCAGCGCATATGCACCCCATTCCAAACCATGGATCACGTTGGCTAGAGCTCTGGGTGCCATGCTGTGTGCGCTCACCCAGCAAATGAACAGAGGCGTGCAGGTGGTTACCCACG GACCAGCTTTGCAGAAGGCCAGCAGCTACTTGATTCCTGCCGTGGCAACGGGGCTCCTTAAAGAAACAGCGCAGAAGGATGTGAACCTTGTGAACGGGCCGCTCCTGGCACAAGAGGCTGGGCTGAAG ATCACCGCCACCCACGGTGACAGGACACTGGGTAATGAAGGCGGGCTGCTGCAGATTGCTGCCCAGGGCTCCCCCTACAGTTTGGTCGGCTCAGTGCAAGGCAGCATGCTGGTCCTCCATGAGCTCAACGGAGCCGTCTTCAAGCAGCTCGTTCCTCTCACTGGCACGTTGCTGTTCTACAGATCCAAAGCCTCCAACGCCAGTCTATTGTCAACCATCACTG GTCTGTTGGGGAAGGCCAGAGTGGAGCTGCTATCCTACCACCATTCCAGCCCCGTGGCTGGAGAGGAGTGGAGCGTCCTGGGCCTCTCGTCCGCTCTGCAGAGCCTGCAGGAGCTGAAGCAGCATGTCTCAGAAGTCGCTCAGGTTGCTTTGTAG